The proteins below are encoded in one region of Accipiter gentilis chromosome 12, bAccGen1.1, whole genome shotgun sequence:
- the PPP1R3B gene encoding protein phosphatase 1 regulatory subunit 3B isoform X1 → MEEGRANGDVLFWRGVLDYFPHKQAMAVDVAMQLYLCSSPLRREKCACRVAPKPSKPLRPCIQLSSKTTLNGPEEAANSFTHNKVKKRVSFADSRGFALTMVKVFSEFDDPLDIPFNITELIDNIVGLTTVERDSFVLDFVQPSVDYLDFRNRLQADCVCLENCMLKERSVVGTVKVRNLAFEKTVKIRMTFDTWKNFVDYPCQYVKDMYGGSDRDTFSFDISLPEGIQSHERVEFAISFECNGKVYWDSNKGTNYRIIRSELKSAQEAQEALCPPQGPDFGSAFDQFGSPRCSYGLFPEWPSYSGYEKLGPYY, encoded by the coding sequence AGTATTAGACTATTTTCCTCACAAACAAGCAATGGCTGTGGATGTAGCAATGCAGCTATACCTATGCTCCTCACCCTTGCGGAGAGAGAAGTGTGCCTGCAGAGTTGCTCCAAAGCCAAGCAAGCCGTTGCGGCCGTGCATCCAGCTGAGTAGCAAAACTACACTGAATggaccagaagaggcagcaaactCCTTCACGCACAACAAAGTGAAGAAGAGGGTGTCGTTTGCAGATAGCAGAGGCTTCGCTTTGACGATGGTGAAGGTGTTCTCAGAGTTTGATGATCCGCTAGATATTCCTTTCAACATCACTGAGCTGATAGACAACATTGTGGGCCTGACAACCGTGGAGAGGGACAGCTTTGTCCTGGATTTTGTTCAGCCCTCTGTGGACTACCTGGACTTCAGAAACCGCCTCCAGGCAGACTGTGTCTGCCTTGAAAACTGTATGCTAAAGGAGCGATCTGTTGTGGGAACAGTGAAGGTGAGGAACCTCGCTTTTGAAAAGACTGTGAAGATCAGGATGACGTTTGACACCTGGAAAAACTTTGTAGATTACCCATGCCAGTATGTCAAGGATATGTATGGAGGGTCAGATCGGGACACATTTTCCTTTGACATCAGCTTGCCTGAGGGAATTCAATCCCATGAAAGAGTAGAGTTTGCCATCTCCTTTGAGTGTAATGGGAAGGTGTACTGGGACAGCAACAAGGGCACAAATTACAGGATCATACGGTCAGAACTGAAGTCTGCCCAAGAAGCCCAAGAAGCTCTCTGCCCCCCACAGGGCCCTGACTTTGGCAGTGCCTTTGACCAGTTTGGGAGCCCTCGATGCTCCTACGGCCTCTTTCCTGAGTGGCCCAGCTATTCGGGCTATGAGAAGCTAGGGCCTTACTATTGA
- the PPP1R3B gene encoding protein phosphatase 1 regulatory subunit 3B isoform X3, whose translation MAVDVAMQLYLCSSPLRREKCACRVAPKPSKPLRPCIQLSSKTTLNGPEEAANSFTHNKVKKRVSFADSRGFALTMVKVFSEFDDPLDIPFNITELIDNIVGLTTVERDSFVLDFVQPSVDYLDFRNRLQADCVCLENCMLKERSVVGTVKVRNLAFEKTVKIRMTFDTWKNFVDYPCQYVKDMYGGSDRDTFSFDISLPEGIQSHERVEFAISFECNGKVYWDSNKGTNYRIIRSELKSAQEAQEALCPPQGPDFGSAFDQFGSPRCSYGLFPEWPSYSGYEKLGPYY comes from the coding sequence ATGGCTGTGGATGTAGCAATGCAGCTATACCTATGCTCCTCACCCTTGCGGAGAGAGAAGTGTGCCTGCAGAGTTGCTCCAAAGCCAAGCAAGCCGTTGCGGCCGTGCATCCAGCTGAGTAGCAAAACTACACTGAATggaccagaagaggcagcaaactCCTTCACGCACAACAAAGTGAAGAAGAGGGTGTCGTTTGCAGATAGCAGAGGCTTCGCTTTGACGATGGTGAAGGTGTTCTCAGAGTTTGATGATCCGCTAGATATTCCTTTCAACATCACTGAGCTGATAGACAACATTGTGGGCCTGACAACCGTGGAGAGGGACAGCTTTGTCCTGGATTTTGTTCAGCCCTCTGTGGACTACCTGGACTTCAGAAACCGCCTCCAGGCAGACTGTGTCTGCCTTGAAAACTGTATGCTAAAGGAGCGATCTGTTGTGGGAACAGTGAAGGTGAGGAACCTCGCTTTTGAAAAGACTGTGAAGATCAGGATGACGTTTGACACCTGGAAAAACTTTGTAGATTACCCATGCCAGTATGTCAAGGATATGTATGGAGGGTCAGATCGGGACACATTTTCCTTTGACATCAGCTTGCCTGAGGGAATTCAATCCCATGAAAGAGTAGAGTTTGCCATCTCCTTTGAGTGTAATGGGAAGGTGTACTGGGACAGCAACAAGGGCACAAATTACAGGATCATACGGTCAGAACTGAAGTCTGCCCAAGAAGCCCAAGAAGCTCTCTGCCCCCCACAGGGCCCTGACTTTGGCAGTGCCTTTGACCAGTTTGGGAGCCCTCGATGCTCCTACGGCCTCTTTCCTGAGTGGCCCAGCTATTCGGGCTATGAGAAGCTAGGGCCTTACTATTGA
- the PPP1R3B gene encoding protein phosphatase 1 regulatory subunit 3B isoform X2: MHCTRVLDYFPHKQAMAVDVAMQLYLCSSPLRREKCACRVAPKPSKPLRPCIQLSSKTTLNGPEEAANSFTHNKVKKRVSFADSRGFALTMVKVFSEFDDPLDIPFNITELIDNIVGLTTVERDSFVLDFVQPSVDYLDFRNRLQADCVCLENCMLKERSVVGTVKVRNLAFEKTVKIRMTFDTWKNFVDYPCQYVKDMYGGSDRDTFSFDISLPEGIQSHERVEFAISFECNGKVYWDSNKGTNYRIIRSELKSAQEAQEALCPPQGPDFGSAFDQFGSPRCSYGLFPEWPSYSGYEKLGPYY, translated from the coding sequence AGTATTAGACTATTTTCCTCACAAACAAGCAATGGCTGTGGATGTAGCAATGCAGCTATACCTATGCTCCTCACCCTTGCGGAGAGAGAAGTGTGCCTGCAGAGTTGCTCCAAAGCCAAGCAAGCCGTTGCGGCCGTGCATCCAGCTGAGTAGCAAAACTACACTGAATggaccagaagaggcagcaaactCCTTCACGCACAACAAAGTGAAGAAGAGGGTGTCGTTTGCAGATAGCAGAGGCTTCGCTTTGACGATGGTGAAGGTGTTCTCAGAGTTTGATGATCCGCTAGATATTCCTTTCAACATCACTGAGCTGATAGACAACATTGTGGGCCTGACAACCGTGGAGAGGGACAGCTTTGTCCTGGATTTTGTTCAGCCCTCTGTGGACTACCTGGACTTCAGAAACCGCCTCCAGGCAGACTGTGTCTGCCTTGAAAACTGTATGCTAAAGGAGCGATCTGTTGTGGGAACAGTGAAGGTGAGGAACCTCGCTTTTGAAAAGACTGTGAAGATCAGGATGACGTTTGACACCTGGAAAAACTTTGTAGATTACCCATGCCAGTATGTCAAGGATATGTATGGAGGGTCAGATCGGGACACATTTTCCTTTGACATCAGCTTGCCTGAGGGAATTCAATCCCATGAAAGAGTAGAGTTTGCCATCTCCTTTGAGTGTAATGGGAAGGTGTACTGGGACAGCAACAAGGGCACAAATTACAGGATCATACGGTCAGAACTGAAGTCTGCCCAAGAAGCCCAAGAAGCTCTCTGCCCCCCACAGGGCCCTGACTTTGGCAGTGCCTTTGACCAGTTTGGGAGCCCTCGATGCTCCTACGGCCTCTTTCCTGAGTGGCCCAGCTATTCGGGCTATGAGAAGCTAGGGCCTTACTATTGA